A region from the Leptospira venezuelensis genome encodes:
- a CDS encoding SpoIIE family protein phosphatase produces the protein MDPFYFNFYFFGSLLASLFSLYVSFFFLTIKERSKAAFHLGLSSLSTTIFHFGYLVAFCSPEDWTIFHRWIVIPFPMVGYTQLFIFFFYFPTPKREKLGLTLYAILYAGVIALAVFYIILSLKSTRSFVMGSHYWDFETHLFYKIFSLIVFLYNFIFLIAAIWRAIVEKGGERRSVIYITLAYLTITLLPGITNALSREGTVSRAVYQQTADILLVAGLFLILIVYVNATKERTTILSRIVGVSMATFLLAFQLVGFAILNGYDSSFDLIKKEEAKLVVLQGETPGGFAYLTSFDPSENRFQTEKGFKDPRFDSEDRLEIKFFYISKNLTSLGNLSAKERWDRSKTILENSPKEFYAYQEGLKQFLESKGNDPVSDEQIREFFRHLNKRLKVVRSKYSHLPSKSDSSAVYKLLKSEEVGLSAILEKVKIKAEADLKADISESDLDKTVLLPLTPIREVGERIYRGTKYYKVGDEKPHYYVSYLVIHPTNGNVYEVGFTYKSFRAFIHEPALILVVCLLAIMLVISLGFRFFFQNALIKPMDEVVVGLTEVNSGNLDYRLEPRVEDEIGFIARSFNRMARSIQSARKRLEQYANELEEKVKERTKELEQTLGEVQELKQQQDGDYFLTSLLIKPLGANKAVHENVKVDFLLEQKKKFTFRRYHDEIGGDLNISNHIELLGRSYTVFLNADAMGKSMQGAGGALVLGSVFESIIERTRLADNMKNQSPERWLKNAFTELHKVFESFDGSMLVSSVMGLVDDEVGILYYINAEHPWTVLYRDGIASFIEDELMFRKLGTTGMEGRIYIKTFQLEPGDVIIAGSDGRDDILIGTDADGGRIINDDEKLFLRIVEEGKGDLGGIYTCITGKGPLTDDLSLIRLSFKETDSDQKVHDEQKQKIKELLNRAKETSQNKDVAEAITYLEEAENLDSRIPEVKKNFVKLFLKLKDYSKAAHYAEDYLNIKPVDKEILYVASFAARKAGQLKKALDFGERLRLREPDHFKNLMNLAQVYIALKNYERAMYMVQSALHIEPENEAVLRIRDVLRKNWRQ, from the coding sequence ATGGACCCTTTTTATTTTAACTTTTACTTCTTCGGATCCTTACTAGCTTCCTTATTTTCTTTGTACGTTTCCTTTTTCTTTCTAACCATAAAAGAAAGAAGTAAGGCAGCATTTCATTTAGGTCTTTCGAGCTTATCAACTACCATATTTCATTTTGGATATTTGGTGGCGTTCTGCTCTCCTGAAGACTGGACGATCTTTCATAGATGGATCGTAATCCCATTTCCAATGGTGGGTTATACTCAGCTTTTTATATTCTTCTTTTATTTCCCGACTCCTAAAAGAGAGAAGTTAGGGCTGACCTTATATGCTATCTTGTATGCAGGAGTAATAGCCTTAGCAGTTTTTTATATTATTTTATCCTTAAAGTCTACAAGAAGTTTCGTGATGGGAAGCCATTATTGGGATTTCGAAACTCATTTATTCTATAAAATTTTCTCTCTTATAGTTTTTCTTTATAATTTCATTTTTTTGATCGCAGCAATTTGGAGAGCGATCGTAGAAAAAGGAGGAGAGAGAAGGTCTGTAATTTATATCACTCTAGCCTACCTAACAATTACACTTTTACCGGGCATTACAAATGCTTTAAGTAGAGAAGGAACAGTTTCTAGAGCTGTTTATCAGCAAACAGCGGACATTCTCCTCGTTGCTGGATTATTTCTAATTCTTATCGTTTATGTAAACGCAACTAAGGAAAGGACTACTATCTTAAGTAGGATTGTAGGAGTGAGTATGGCTACCTTCTTACTCGCATTTCAGTTGGTTGGATTCGCAATATTAAACGGATACGATTCTTCTTTCGATCTGATCAAAAAAGAAGAAGCTAAACTGGTCGTTTTGCAGGGAGAGACTCCGGGCGGATTCGCATATTTGACTTCTTTCGATCCGAGCGAAAATCGATTTCAAACGGAGAAAGGTTTTAAGGATCCGAGATTTGATTCTGAAGATAGGCTAGAGATTAAATTCTTTTATATTTCTAAAAATCTGACAAGTTTGGGAAATCTTTCTGCTAAGGAAAGATGGGATAGATCTAAAACAATTTTAGAAAATTCTCCCAAAGAATTTTATGCTTATCAAGAAGGTCTAAAGCAATTTTTAGAATCGAAGGGAAATGATCCTGTTTCTGATGAACAAATACGAGAATTTTTCAGACATTTGAACAAGCGACTGAAAGTTGTAAGAAGTAAATATTCTCATCTACCTTCGAAATCGGATTCATCTGCAGTTTATAAACTTTTAAAATCAGAAGAAGTCGGTCTGTCCGCAATTTTAGAAAAAGTAAAGATAAAGGCAGAAGCAGATCTTAAAGCAGATATATCAGAGTCAGACTTGGATAAAACGGTCCTTCTACCCTTAACTCCTATCAGAGAGGTGGGAGAAAGAATCTATAGAGGAACAAAATACTATAAAGTCGGAGATGAGAAGCCACACTACTATGTTTCCTATTTGGTTATACATCCTACAAATGGAAATGTATACGAGGTCGGATTCACTTATAAATCATTCCGTGCATTCATACATGAACCTGCGTTGATCTTGGTAGTATGTTTACTCGCTATCATGTTGGTGATCAGTTTAGGATTCAGATTCTTCTTTCAAAATGCTCTTATCAAACCAATGGACGAAGTTGTAGTAGGTTTAACCGAAGTGAATTCAGGGAACTTGGATTATAGACTTGAGCCAAGAGTAGAAGATGAGATCGGATTTATCGCGAGATCTTTTAATAGAATGGCAAGGTCTATCCAATCGGCTCGAAAAAGATTAGAACAATACGCTAACGAGCTAGAAGAAAAAGTAAAGGAACGTACCAAGGAATTAGAACAAACCTTAGGAGAAGTACAAGAGCTAAAACAACAACAGGACGGGGACTATTTCTTAACTTCTCTTTTGATTAAACCTTTAGGAGCGAACAAGGCGGTTCATGAAAACGTAAAGGTAGATTTTTTACTTGAACAAAAGAAAAAATTCACTTTCAGAAGATACCATGATGAGATCGGTGGAGACTTAAATATTTCCAACCATATTGAATTACTCGGGAGATCTTATACTGTCTTCTTGAACGCAGATGCAATGGGAAAATCTATGCAGGGTGCGGGTGGTGCTCTCGTTTTAGGATCCGTTTTTGAATCTATTATAGAAAGAACCAGACTTGCTGATAATATGAAAAATCAGTCACCAGAGCGTTGGCTGAAGAACGCTTTCACAGAACTTCATAAAGTTTTCGAAAGTTTTGACGGCTCCATGTTGGTTTCTTCCGTAATGGGACTCGTTGACGATGAAGTCGGTATTTTATATTATATTAATGCAGAACATCCTTGGACAGTTTTGTATAGAGATGGGATTGCTAGCTTTATAGAAGATGAGTTAATGTTCCGAAAACTCGGAACGACCGGAATGGAAGGTCGTATTTACATCAAAACATTCCAACTAGAACCAGGGGATGTGATCATTGCAGGTTCCGATGGTAGGGATGATATTTTGATCGGAACGGATGCTGATGGTGGAAGGATTATCAATGATGATGAAAAACTTTTCCTTCGTATCGTGGAAGAAGGTAAAGGTGATCTCGGTGGAATCTATACTTGTATTACAGGGAAAGGTCCTCTTACCGATGACCTTTCCCTGATCAGGCTTTCTTTTAAAGAAACTGATTCGGACCAAAAAGTTCACGATGAACAAAAACAGAAGATCAAAGAACTTCTCAATAGAGCAAAAGAAACTTCTCAAAATAAAGATGTTGCAGAAGCTATTACTTACCTCGAGGAAGCGGAAAATCTTGATAGCCGTATTCCTGAAGTGAAGAAAAATTTTGTAAAATTATTCTTAAAACTCAAAGATTATTCAAAAGCCGCGCATTATGCAGAAGATTATCTGAATATCAAGCCGGTGGATAAGGAAATTTTGTATGTCGCTTCCTTTGCTGCGAGAAAAGCAGGACAGTTAAAAAAGGCCTTAGACTTTGGAGAAAGACTGAGGTTACGAGAGCCGGATCATTTTAAAAATCTAATGAATTTGGCTCAAGTGTATATTGCTTTAAAAAATTATGAAAGAGCAATGTATATGGTCCAATCAGCTCTACACATAGAACCGGAAAACGAGGCAGTGCTTAGGATAAGAGATGTTCTTAGGAAAAATTGGCGTCAGTAG
- a CDS encoding SpoIIE family protein phosphatase: MVYFNSWAISSLICSIFTFIIFAFLAALKKKANYTSAFSYLFLFVFLINFGFFFSAIFPYPEAAYHRMVTGPAAAFGTIFLCIFAYLYPRNDHPKEAKYVIGSLLGISLITISYSYFQIFTNKPLFHFAGQIYNYQQKVGNILAVSLLAFLLVMIFIQVRKIIRADKEERKAIIQMSLGMDVTYLVPVVSNLLFREGVITFNAFQQLYVGFMILGYFTLTILFINNTVDKTSFMTKIIGITVATCLVFAQAFSTVVNLKNESLFDEISIKEAQAFLNTGKSEGSSIAYAVSLGDSATKPKVLIKSAGIEPNLSLAQKEILENRKLGNFLKRTPTTNLPKTSSEDYVTSPNDLFYSYYLRDEIGERTLLVAFPYLHYRKFLDETNSWLVFLTLSLVFVILVLFPFFFNRSLVRPLNTLIRGVGEVNLGNLTIRIPVLVQDEIGYLSESFNKMVGSILEGRTKLEEYADTLEEKVDARTKEVTEKMEEIHSLKVQQDGDYFLTSLLSKPLMTNWNRASSVTTNFYIEQKKKFVFKNKESEIGGDICISGNLLFGSEKERWSVFLNGDAMGKSMQGAGGAIVLGTAMNNIMARSASQGKVLNISPEDWVRESYRELDDIFRTFDGVMMASAILGLINEKTGKMYYFNAEHPWAVLLRDGKASFLERELTLRKLGSPSEMSFRILEFDLMPGDILYVGSDGRDDINLTEDGVNWIMNSDENMFLKTVEESKGDLDNLVDRIHSLGALSDDLSLIRIGFHEKLSPNITESKTSIPESVLRKYTEAKALLQQREIGTAVVLLEEALQSVPSFKAAARLLGQVYYDRKEYDPSSRWFEKYLEYDSDSPNIWFLLSVCYKHLKEYSKSSQAAEKVRSSQPHRLANLINLTDNYRLLGRFNEARSILEAAESIDGESPGVRKLDELLKSKGY; the protein is encoded by the coding sequence ATGGTTTATTTTAACTCATGGGCGATCTCTTCGCTCATCTGTTCCATTTTCACTTTTATCATTTTTGCTTTTTTAGCTGCGTTAAAAAAGAAGGCAAACTATACAAGCGCGTTCTCTTATCTTTTTCTTTTCGTATTTTTGATCAACTTCGGTTTCTTTTTCTCAGCGATCTTTCCTTATCCGGAAGCTGCTTATCATAGAATGGTTACGGGGCCCGCCGCTGCTTTCGGTACAATCTTCCTTTGTATATTCGCTTATTTATATCCTAGAAACGATCATCCGAAAGAAGCAAAGTATGTGATTGGATCACTTCTCGGGATTTCTTTAATTACAATATCTTACTCTTACTTTCAGATCTTTACTAATAAACCTTTATTTCATTTTGCAGGACAGATCTATAATTATCAGCAAAAGGTAGGTAATATTCTCGCAGTATCTCTTCTTGCTTTCCTTTTGGTTATGATCTTTATCCAAGTCAGAAAGATAATCAGAGCTGATAAGGAAGAAAGAAAAGCAATAATACAAATGTCCTTAGGAATGGACGTTACTTATTTGGTTCCTGTGGTTTCCAATCTTTTGTTTAGAGAAGGTGTGATCACTTTTAACGCATTCCAACAATTGTATGTTGGTTTTATGATTTTGGGATATTTTACGTTAACTATATTATTTATTAATAATACAGTTGATAAAACTTCTTTTATGACCAAAATTATCGGCATTACTGTAGCTACTTGTTTGGTTTTTGCTCAGGCGTTTTCTACGGTAGTGAACCTAAAAAACGAGTCCTTATTCGATGAGATTAGCATTAAAGAAGCCCAAGCCTTTTTGAATACGGGCAAATCAGAAGGCTCTTCTATTGCATACGCAGTTTCTTTAGGTGATTCTGCAACGAAACCTAAGGTTTTAATAAAATCTGCTGGAATAGAACCAAATCTAAGTCTGGCTCAAAAAGAAATTTTAGAAAATAGAAAGTTAGGGAATTTTCTAAAAAGAACTCCAACTACAAATCTTCCTAAAACAAGTTCAGAAGATTACGTAACTTCTCCCAATGACTTGTTCTATTCTTACTATCTGAGAGACGAAATAGGAGAAAGAACTCTTCTAGTAGCCTTTCCATATTTACATTATAGAAAATTCTTAGATGAAACAAATAGTTGGCTTGTATTCTTAACTCTTTCACTTGTCTTTGTGATCTTAGTTTTATTTCCCTTCTTTTTCAATCGAAGTTTGGTACGTCCCTTAAACACTTTAATCCGAGGAGTAGGAGAAGTAAATTTAGGAAATCTTACGATCCGAATTCCTGTGCTTGTTCAGGATGAGATCGGTTATCTTTCCGAATCTTTCAACAAGATGGTGGGGAGTATTTTAGAAGGAAGAACAAAGTTAGAAGAATATGCAGACACCTTAGAAGAAAAGGTGGATGCACGCACAAAAGAAGTTACCGAAAAAATGGAAGAGATCCATTCACTCAAGGTGCAGCAGGACGGAGATTATTTTCTGACTTCCCTTTTGAGCAAACCTTTGATGACAAATTGGAATAGAGCAAGTTCTGTAACGACTAACTTCTATATTGAACAAAAGAAAAAGTTCGTTTTTAAGAACAAAGAATCGGAGATAGGAGGGGATATTTGTATCAGCGGAAATCTTCTATTCGGTTCTGAAAAGGAAAGATGGTCTGTGTTCTTAAATGGAGACGCTATGGGAAAATCCATGCAAGGAGCGGGAGGTGCCATCGTACTCGGAACAGCTATGAACAATATCATGGCCAGATCTGCAAGCCAAGGTAAGGTTTTGAATATTTCTCCGGAAGATTGGGTGAGAGAATCTTACAGAGAGTTAGATGATATTTTCAGAACGTTCGATGGAGTTATGATGGCTTCTGCTATTCTTGGTCTCATTAATGAGAAGACCGGAAAGATGTATTATTTTAATGCTGAACATCCTTGGGCCGTACTTCTCCGGGATGGAAAAGCATCTTTCTTGGAAAGAGAATTAACATTACGTAAATTAGGTTCTCCTTCTGAGATGAGCTTTCGGATTTTGGAATTCGATCTGATGCCAGGCGATATACTTTATGTGGGCTCTGACGGAAGAGATGATATCAATTTAACAGAAGACGGTGTGAATTGGATCATGAACTCCGATGAGAATATGTTTCTCAAAACTGTCGAGGAATCTAAAGGAGATTTGGATAACTTAGTCGATCGTATTCATAGTTTGGGTGCATTGTCTGATGACCTTTCCTTGATCCGTATCGGATTTCATGAAAAACTTTCTCCAAATATTACGGAATCTAAAACTAGCATTCCCGAATCTGTACTCAGAAAATATACTGAAGCCAAGGCTCTATTACAACAAAGAGAGATCGGCACTGCCGTTGTGCTATTGGAGGAGGCATTACAATCCGTTCCTTCTTTCAAAGCTGCTGCAAGATTATTAGGACAAGTGTATTATGATCGGAAGGAATATGATCCTTCTTCTCGTTGGTTTGAAAAATATTTAGAGTACGATTCAGACTCTCCTAATATCTGGTTCTTACTTTCAGTATGTTATAAACATCTAAAAGAATATTCTAAGTCTAGCCAAGCTGCAGAGAAGGTTCGCTCCTCCCAACCGCATCGCCTTGCGAACCTGATCAACCTTACGGATAATTATAGGTTATTAGGTCGCTTTAACGAGGCACGTTCCATCCTGGAAGCAGCAGAATCCATCGACGGAGAAAGCCCAGGAGTCCGAAAGCTGGATGAACTCTTGAAATCGAAGGGCTACTAA
- the ilvC gene encoding ketol-acid reductoisomerase, translating to MANLYYDKDTDLSVLKGKTIAVIGYGSQGHAQAQNMKDSGLKVIIGLKEGSKSKKEAEEAGFEVFSVSEAAKKADIIQILAPDEIQGDIYKADIEPNLKDGDALVFSHGFNIHFEFIQPPKTVDVYMVAPKGPGHLVRRVYVEGGGVPCLIAVNQDATGTAKQRALAHAAGVGGGRAGILETSFREETETDLFGEQVVLCGGLSNLIMAGFETLTEAGYDPEIAYFECLHEVKLITDLIYEGGLARMRYSISGTAEYGDYVSGPRIIDAGVKARMKDVLADIQKANGSKFAKAWIAETKAGYPEFNKMREKNAGHPIEDVGKKLRSMMKWLSK from the coding sequence ATGGCTAATTTATACTATGATAAAGATACGGACCTTTCCGTATTAAAAGGAAAGACCATCGCCGTAATCGGATACGGAAGCCAAGGTCACGCACAAGCTCAGAACATGAAAGATTCCGGACTGAAAGTTATTATCGGTCTGAAAGAAGGATCTAAATCCAAAAAAGAAGCCGAGGAAGCAGGTTTCGAAGTATTCTCCGTTTCTGAAGCAGCTAAAAAAGCAGACATTATCCAAATCTTAGCTCCGGACGAGATCCAAGGCGATATTTATAAAGCGGATATCGAGCCTAACCTGAAAGACGGAGACGCATTAGTTTTCTCTCATGGATTCAATATCCATTTCGAATTTATCCAACCTCCTAAAACTGTAGACGTTTATATGGTTGCTCCAAAAGGACCAGGACACTTGGTTCGTAGAGTATATGTAGAAGGTGGTGGAGTTCCTTGTTTGATCGCTGTAAATCAAGACGCAACCGGAACAGCAAAACAAAGAGCACTTGCTCACGCAGCTGGAGTGGGTGGAGGAAGAGCAGGAATTCTTGAAACTTCTTTCAGAGAAGAAACTGAAACTGATCTTTTCGGAGAGCAAGTAGTTCTTTGCGGCGGACTTTCTAACTTGATCATGGCCGGATTCGAAACTCTTACTGAAGCAGGATACGATCCTGAGATCGCATACTTCGAATGTTTACATGAAGTTAAACTCATCACTGACTTGATCTACGAAGGTGGCTTGGCTCGTATGCGTTATTCCATTTCAGGAACAGCAGAATATGGAGACTATGTTTCCGGACCTCGTATCATTGATGCTGGTGTGAAAGCTCGTATGAAAGATGTTCTTGCTGATATCCAAAAAGCTAACGGTTCTAAGTTTGCAAAAGCTTGGATCGCAGAGACTAAAGCTGGATATCCTGAGTTCAATAAAATGAGAGAGAAAAACGCAGGACACCCTATCGAGGACGTAGGTAAAAAATTACGCAGCATGATGAAATGGCTGAGTAAATAA
- a CDS encoding methyl-accepting chemotaxis protein — MATRSETEKILAQGPITINRIRFGLTLLYFASIAMGYKRSTLFQNSLYIIGTSVMVMYVTYSFLKNRFGSGVSPFLGKVFIVTDVVVLCLVMIGATTEDAKLASNVIKQVVLYTINVIYIVYAGLLLSPRFVYLTGFLTILCQSLVTVNAAHTGVIFTEDSIVSITPGYAAMSEQITKMLFLMTTAFIVVAVIRIFLQLKSVEEEKSQAIEKSKEDLEHGRIRMTESAVSLRENSKKLKDFSDDFSEVISNHAASFEEISSTMEEFLAQTEQSAETVKDQFTKIEGLLGESRNLNTLIDRISGHSNDLNRNMDIVLDAGKAVSEFVDGLRTSLESLGSSFRSVGEVNQIMSDVADRTNLLSLNASIEAARAGAAGRGFAVVATEVSKLAESSSENADRISKIINESTKYVQDGQKSAHTANEKVKEQDTLFTNFLDSFKQLKQLLSEQKIVNDRFLNSLSVLRNLSSDIEAGSKEQSLGANAIMTSVSSLQSSMDSLLRKSEMLAETIKILETEAQTLASKG; from the coding sequence ATGGCGACACGTTCCGAAACGGAAAAAATTCTCGCTCAAGGTCCGATCACAATCAATCGAATCAGATTCGGACTGACATTACTCTATTTTGCTTCCATCGCCATGGGGTACAAAAGAAGTACTCTATTCCAAAACTCACTCTATATTATAGGGACTTCGGTGATGGTGATGTATGTCACCTATTCCTTCCTTAAAAATCGATTTGGAAGCGGAGTATCTCCCTTTTTAGGAAAAGTTTTTATAGTAACTGATGTGGTTGTTCTCTGTCTGGTTATGATTGGTGCGACTACTGAGGACGCCAAGCTTGCTTCGAATGTTATCAAACAAGTAGTACTATATACAATTAATGTTATTTATATAGTTTATGCTGGCCTTTTGCTTTCTCCTAGATTTGTATACTTGACTGGGTTCTTAACCATCTTATGCCAAAGTTTAGTAACAGTCAATGCTGCCCATACTGGAGTCATTTTTACAGAGGATAGTATCGTTTCAATAACTCCTGGCTATGCCGCTATGTCTGAACAGATCACTAAGATGCTATTTTTAATGACCACTGCATTCATAGTAGTCGCAGTTATTAGGATCTTTTTACAACTAAAGAGTGTAGAAGAAGAAAAATCCCAGGCCATTGAAAAATCAAAAGAAGATCTGGAACATGGAAGGATCCGAATGACCGAGTCTGCGGTTTCTTTGAGAGAAAATTCTAAAAAGTTAAAGGACTTCTCCGATGATTTTTCAGAAGTAATAAGTAATCATGCTGCTTCTTTCGAAGAGATTAGTTCTACAATGGAAGAATTTTTGGCCCAGACAGAACAATCCGCAGAAACAGTAAAAGATCAATTTACAAAGATCGAAGGTTTATTGGGAGAAAGTAGAAATCTCAATACTCTAATCGATCGGATCTCAGGACATTCCAATGATTTGAATCGTAACATGGACATAGTCTTGGATGCAGGAAAAGCAGTGAGCGAATTTGTGGATGGTCTCAGGACTTCTTTGGAATCCTTAGGAAGTTCTTTCCGTTCAGTAGGAGAAGTAAACCAGATCATGTCGGACGTTGCAGATAGAACCAACCTTCTATCTTTGAATGCGTCCATCGAAGCAGCTAGGGCAGGGGCAGCTGGAAGAGGATTCGCAGTTGTCGCAACTGAAGTTTCTAAACTCGCAGAAAGTAGTTCCGAGAATGCGGATCGTATTTCTAAAATTATAAACGAAAGTACTAAATACGTCCAAGACGGACAAAAGTCAGCTCATACAGCGAATGAAAAAGTGAAAGAGCAGGATACTTTGTTCACAAACTTCTTAGATAGCTTTAAACAATTGAAGCAGTTATTGAGTGAACAGAAAATAGTGAACGACCGTTTTTTGAACAGCCTTTCAGTTTTAAGAAATTTATCTTCAGATATTGAGGCTGGTTCGAAAGAACAGTCACTTGGAGCTAATGCAATCATGACGTCAGTATCTTCTTTGCAAAGTTCTATGGATTCTTTGTTAAGAAAGAGTGAAATGTTGGCGGAAACCATTAAAATTCTGGAAACTGAAGCCCAAACATTGGCTTCGAAAGGTTAG
- a CDS encoding methyl-accepting chemotaxis protein has translation MNDERTLEKIAALGPLTINRIRIGLVFLILASLAASWEQSSFEQNMAYLGGTISMAIVSLVNLFFSYRSGKIPKSIGMISVLLDVLILASVMFFAASTDKNMSSGIIRQIILYAINVILIVYSGLLLTPKFVVITGIVSAIAQGAVILNCYLHGVVFSEEPIEVLSPGFASTSEQILKLIFLIVIAFIVRSVINIFGLLRDAEEEKLNTIIISGNELKKSKERMDSAAVSLMEKSRSLRNFSNEFFDVINNHAASFDEIGSTLTEFLSQIESAASSVKDQFGRIELLVKESQNLRSLIDKISGYSTELNGRIHSVLNTGKEVTEFVSGLSESLDSLGESFRSVGEVTVIMADVADRTNLLSLNASIEAARAGVAGRGFAVVATEVSKLAESSGQNAARISKIIGESNDYVDKGRNRASVTSEKVKNQEDQFAAFLGRFNELNGLLEDQIRINDQFLSSLSELRKLSAGIETSSNEQNTGASMIMGAISELQGSMDSLLRKSELLSDTIKALEEEAELLGKEH, from the coding sequence ATGAATGACGAACGAACCTTGGAAAAGATAGCGGCGCTAGGCCCTTTGACTATCAATCGGATTCGCATAGGATTAGTTTTTTTAATTCTAGCATCTCTCGCTGCCTCCTGGGAACAAAGTTCTTTTGAACAAAATATGGCCTATCTAGGTGGAACGATCTCTATGGCGATCGTCTCTTTGGTGAATTTATTTTTTTCGTATCGAAGTGGTAAGATTCCGAAATCGATCGGAATGATTTCAGTTCTTTTGGATGTGTTAATACTTGCGAGCGTTATGTTTTTTGCCGCTTCGACGGACAAAAACATGTCTTCAGGTATTATTAGACAAATCATATTATATGCGATTAATGTAATACTGATCGTGTATTCAGGGTTGCTCTTAACGCCTAAATTTGTAGTAATTACAGGAATTGTCTCAGCTATTGCACAAGGTGCAGTGATATTAAATTGTTATCTTCATGGAGTTGTATTTTCGGAAGAACCAATAGAAGTACTTTCTCCTGGATTTGCCTCCACCTCTGAGCAAATTTTAAAACTGATTTTTTTGATCGTGATCGCTTTTATTGTGAGAAGTGTAATCAATATATTCGGCTTACTACGTGATGCGGAAGAAGAAAAATTAAACACGATCATAATATCCGGAAATGAACTGAAAAAAAGTAAAGAGAGAATGGATTCTGCTGCAGTTTCCTTGATGGAAAAATCCAGGTCTTTAAGGAACTTCTCTAATGAATTTTTTGATGTGATTAATAATCACGCCGCTTCATTCGATGAGATAGGTAGTACATTAACCGAATTTTTATCTCAGATTGAAAGTGCAGCATCCAGCGTTAAGGACCAATTTGGAAGAATAGAATTACTCGTAAAGGAGAGTCAAAATTTGAGATCTTTAATTGATAAGATCTCAGGTTATTCAACTGAGTTAAACGGGCGTATTCATTCCGTTTTAAATACGGGTAAAGAAGTGACTGAATTTGTTTCCGGTCTTTCTGAATCATTGGACTCACTCGGAGAATCTTTTCGTTCCGTGGGAGAGGTAACTGTAATCATGGCCGATGTTGCGGATCGTACCAATCTACTTTCTTTAAACGCTTCGATAGAAGCTGCGAGAGCTGGAGTTGCAGGAAGAGGTTTTGCAGTAGTTGCCACAGAAGTATCGAAACTTGCAGAGAGTAGCGGGCAAAATGCGGCTCGGATCTCTAAAATAATCGGTGAATCTAATGATTACGTAGACAAAGGCAGAAATAGGGCCTCAGTAACATCGGAAAAAGTCAAGAACCAAGAGGATCAGTTTGCCGCGTTCTTAGGTAGATTCAACGAATTAAACGGACTTCTTGAGGACCAGATCAGAATAAACGATCAATTTCTTTCCAGCCTATCAGAATTACGTAAACTTTCGGCGGGGATTGAAACTTCTTCAAACGAGCAAAATACAGGAGCTTCCATGATTATGGGAGCGATATCTGAATTGCAGGGCTCAATGGATTCTCTATTGAGAAAGAGCGAACTTTTATCCGATACTATAAAAGCTCTTGAGGAGGAGGCGGAACTTCTCGGAAAAGAACATTGA
- a CDS encoding SH3 domain-containing protein, with protein MSTRSGLKVRETPSLKGKEFETLAYQTEVRVIRFGAEEKISGKEYPWALIEYKGESAWVYSGYLKVDCTEFDESYATPERISESDVEGDWKPEKNSEYYISIYVGGTFSANFFGGCDGDGCISAGASGKWEIKDNKIYFFNPGSDSVYVYWINDRRLIASDSAHSFKENYNSETISGWERY; from the coding sequence GTGAGTACTCGAAGTGGTTTAAAGGTGAGAGAAACTCCAAGCCTTAAAGGGAAAGAGTTTGAGACTTTAGCTTACCAAACAGAGGTTCGAGTCATTCGTTTCGGTGCAGAGGAAAAAATTTCGGGAAAAGAATACCCATGGGCTTTAATTGAATACAAAGGAGAAAGCGCATGGGTATATTCAGGTTATCTAAAAGTAGATTGTACAGAATTTGATGAATCCTATGCAACGCCTGAGAGAATTAGTGAATCCGATGTTGAAGGAGATTGGAAGCCTGAGAAAAACTCTGAATATTATATAAGTATTTATGTCGGTGGAACTTTCTCTGCGAATTTTTTTGGGGGCTGTGATGGGGACGGTTGTATCAGTGCAGGAGCCTCCGGTAAATGGGAAATTAAAGACAATAAAATCTATTTTTTCAATCCAGGATCAGATTCGGTTTATGTTTATTGGATCAATGACCGTCGATTGATCGCGAGCGATTCGGCTCATTCGTTTAAAGAAAATTATAATAGTGAAACAATTTCTGGTTGGGAGAGATACTGA